One segment of Chlorocebus sabaeus isolate Y175 chromosome 26, mChlSab1.0.hap1, whole genome shotgun sequence DNA contains the following:
- the RAB27A gene encoding ras-related protein Rab-27A: MSDGDYDYLIKFLALGDSGVGKTSVLYQYTDGKFNSKFITTVGIDFREKRVVYRANGPDGAIGRGQRIHLQLWDTAGQERFRSLTTAFFRDAMGFLLLFDLTNEQSFLNVRNWISQLQMHAYCENPDIVLCGNKSDLEDQRAVKEEEAVALAEKYGIPYFETSAANGTNISQAIEMLLDLIMKRMERCVDKSWIPEGVVRSNGHASMDQLSEEKEKGACGC, encoded by the exons TTACCTCATCAAGTTTTTAGCTTTGGGAGACTCTGGCGTAGGGAAGACCAGTGTACTTTACCAATATACAGATGGTAAATTTAACTCCAAATTTATCACAACAGTGGGCATTGATTTCAGGGAAAAGAGAGTG GTGTACAGAGCCAATGGGCCGGATGGAGCCATTGGCAGAGGCCAGAGAATCCACCTGCAGTTATGGGAcacagcagggcaggagag GTTTCGTAGCTTAACAACAGCATTCTTCAGAGATGCTATgggttttcttctactttttgatCTGACAAACGAGCAAAGTTTCCTCAATGTCAGAAACTGGATAA GCCAGCTACAGATGCATGCATATTGTGAAAACCCAGATATTGTGCTATGTGGAAACAAGAGTGATCTGGAGGACCAGAGAGCAGTGAAAGAAGAGGAAGCCGTAGCACTTGCAGAGAAATATGG AATCCCCTACTTTGAAACTAGTGCTGCCAATGGGACAAACATAAGCCAAGCAATTGAGATGCTTCTGGACCTGATAATGAAGCGAATGGAACGGTGTGTGGACAAGTCCTGGATTCCTGAAGGAGTGGTGCGATCAAATGGTCATGCCTCTATGGATCAGTTAagtgaagaaaaggagaaaggggcaTGTGGCTGTTGA
- the RSL24D1 gene encoding probable ribosome biogenesis protein RLP24 isoform X2, with product MLVSWILELEQQIVRAVKTSVFRFCKSKCHKNFKKKRNPRKVRWTKAFRKAAGKELTVDNSFEFEKRRNEPIKYQRELWNKTIDAMKTVEEIKQKRQAKFIMNRLKKNKELQKVQDIKEVKQNIHLIRAPLAGKGKQLEEKMVQQLQEDVDMEDAP from the exons ATGCTTGTCAGCTGGATATTGGAATTAGAACAACAGATCGTGAGAGCTGTCAAGACCTCG GTGTTCAGATTTTGCAAATCTAAATgtcataaaaactttaaaaagaagcgCAATCCTCGCAAAGTTAGGTGGACCAAGGCATTCCGGAAAGCAGCTGGTAAAGAGCTTACAGTG GATAAttcatttgaatttgaaaaacGTAGAAATGAACCTATCAAATACCAGCGAGAGCTATGGAATAAAACTA TTGATGCAATGAAGACAGTTGAAGAGATCAAACAGAAACGCCAAGctaaatttataatgaacag attgaagaaaaataaagagctaCAGAAAGTTCAGGATATCAAAGAAGTCAAGCAAAACATCCATCTTATCCGAGCCCCTCTTGCAG gcAAAGGGAAGCAGTTGGAAGAGAAAATGGTACAGCAGTTACAAGAGGATGTGGACATGGAAGATGCTCCTTAA
- the RSL24D1 gene encoding probable ribosome biogenesis protein RLP24 isoform X1 has product MRIEKCYFCSGPIYPGHGMMFVRNDCKVFRFCKSKCHKNFKKKRNPRKVRWTKAFRKAAGKELTVDNSFEFEKRRNEPIKYQRELWNKTIDAMKTVEEIKQKRQAKFIMNRLKKNKELQKVQDIKEVKQNIHLIRAPLAGKGKQLEEKMVQQLQEDVDMEDAP; this is encoded by the exons ATGCGTATCGAGAAGTGTTATTTCTGTTCTGGGCCCATCTACCCTGGACACGGCATGATGTTCGTCCGCAACGATTGCAAG GTGTTCAGATTTTGCAAATCTAAATgtcataaaaactttaaaaagaagcgCAATCCTCGCAAAGTTAGGTGGACCAAGGCATTCCGGAAAGCAGCTGGTAAAGAGCTTACAGTG GATAAttcatttgaatttgaaaaacGTAGAAATGAACCTATCAAATACCAGCGAGAGCTATGGAATAAAACTA TTGATGCAATGAAGACAGTTGAAGAGATCAAACAGAAACGCCAAGctaaatttataatgaacag attgaagaaaaataaagagctaCAGAAAGTTCAGGATATCAAAGAAGTCAAGCAAAACATCCATCTTATCCGAGCCCCTCTTGCAG gcAAAGGGAAGCAGTTGGAAGAGAAAATGGTACAGCAGTTACAAGAGGATGTGGACATGGAAGATGCTCCTTAA